In the genome of Mytilus edulis chromosome 3, xbMytEdul2.2, whole genome shotgun sequence, one region contains:
- the LOC139514300 gene encoding beta-1,3-galactosyltransferase 1-like, translating to MIFRKWQNKNLHLKFLLLTLNVALACLILTFVNDLQYPADIQHGKQHINRRLMLGKINKEPREHHHPVYKRKILSKTTYPIVVSRPYKINNKNICSGVDKVSCIVMVHTAPNHFERRIRMRATWLNSTHYSPESVRVVFLLGLVADPILQIKLEYESKIYKDIVQGYFIDSYRNLTNKGVMGYKWITEHCRNAEFVAKIDDDAFINFFKLFEEMSYLKEKKKYIKCNKISKGSMKIIRENDSKWFVQNDEFKDMKRYPHTYCSGFTVFLSTDLVPMLYHAAIGSPFFWVDDFYLFGLLPSKIQGVIHDGLRPNLTLRFPEGFNCYQEQGRKCQYVVMPAKDKEIYRMWTAVIRDRTQSIYGNYYMNLPSSA from the coding sequence ATGATATTCcggaaatggcaaaataaaaacctacatttaaagtttttgttattgactttgaatgttGCCCTTGCATGTTTAATTCTCACATTTGTAAACGATTTGCAATATCCTGCTGACATACAACATGGAAAACAACATATAAATCGTAGATTGATGTTAGGGAAAATCAACAAAGAACCAAGGGAACATCATCATCcagtttataaaagaaaaatcctGTCAAAAACAACTTATCCTATCGTGGTATCTAGACCGTATAAAATTAACAATAAGAATATTTGTTCTGGTGTTGACAAAGTGTCTTGTATAGTCATGGTGCATACTGCGCCAAACCATTTCGAAAGGAGAATCCGAATGCGAGCAACTTGGCTGAACTCAACACACTACAGTCCCGAGAGTGTACGAGTAGTTTTTCTGCTGGGGTTAGTAGCTGATCcgattttgcaaataaaattagaatacgaaagtaaaatttataaagatataGTGCAAGGATATTTCATAGATTCATACAGAAATTTGACTAACAAAGGTGTAATGGGTTATAAATGGATTACTGAACATTGTAGAAATGCAGAATTTGTTGCTAAAATTGATGATGACGCTTTTATAAACTTCTTTAAATTATTCGAAGAGATGTCTTACTTGAAAGAAAagaagaaatatatcaaatgtaataaaatttctAAAGGTTCGATGAAAATTATACGAGAAAATGACAGCAAGTGGTTCGTTCAAAATGATGAATTCAAAGATATGAAAAGATATCCACACACGTACTGTAGTGGCTTTACAGTGTTTCTGTCAACAGACTTGGTGCCAATGTTATATCATGCCGCCATTGGGTCGCCATTTTTCTGGGTGGACGATTTTTATTTATTCGGATTGCTTCCATCTAAAATTCAGGGTGTTATACATGATGGCCTTCGACCAAATTTGACGTTGAGATTTCCAGAAGGTTTTAATTGTTATCAAGAACAAGGTAGAAAATGTCAATATGTTGTGATGCCGGCtaaagataaagaaatatacaGAATGTGGACGGCTGTTATCAGAGATAGAACGCAAAGTATATACGGCAATTACTACATGAATCTGCCATCTAGTGCTTAA